A stretch of Helicobacter pylori DNA encodes these proteins:
- the flhA gene encoding flagellar biosynthesis protein FlhA, producing the protein MANERSKLAFKKTFPVFKRFLQSKDLALVVFVIAILAIIIVPLPPFVLDFLLTISIALSVLIILIGLYIDKPTDFSAFPTLLLIVTLYRLALNVATTRMILTQGYKGPSAVSDIITAFGEFSVSGNYVIGAIIFSILVLVNLLVVTNGSTRVTEVRARFALDAMPGKQMAIDADLNSGLIDDKEAKKRRAALSQEADFYGAMDGASKFVKGDAIASIIITLINIIGGFLVGVFQRDMSLSFSASTFTILTIGDGLVGQIPALIIATATGIVATRTTQNEEEDFASKLITQLTNKSKTLVIVGAILLLFATIPGLPTFSLAFVGTLFLFIAWLISREGKDGLLTKLENYLSQKFGLDLSEKPHSSKIKPHAPTTKTKTQEELKREEEQAIDEVLKIEFLELALGYQLISLADMKQGGDLLERIRGIRKKIASDYGFLMPQIRIRDNLQLPPTHYEIKLKGIVIGEGMVMPDKFLAMNTGFVNKEIEGIPTKEPAFGMDALWIETKNKEEAIIQGYTIIDPSTVIATHTSELVKKYAEDFITKDEVKSLLERLAKDYPTIVEESKKIPTGAIRSVLQALLHEKIPIKDMLTILETITDIAPLVQNDVNILTEQVRARLSRVITNAFKSEDGRLKFLTFSTDSEQFLLNKLRENGTSKSLLLNVSELQKLIEGVSEEAMKVLQKGIAPVILIVEPNLRKALSNQMEQARIDVVVLSHAELDPNSNFEALGTIHINF; encoded by the coding sequence ATTTTAGCGCTTTCCCCACTTTATTGCTCATTGTAACCTTATACCGCTTGGCTTTAAATGTAGCGACTACTAGAATGATTTTAACCCAAGGCTATAAAGGGCCTAGTGCGGTGAGCGATATTATCACGGCGTTTGGGGAATTTAGCGTGAGCGGGAATTATGTGATTGGGGCGATTATCTTTAGTATTTTAGTGTTAGTGAATTTATTAGTGGTTACTAATGGCTCTACTAGGGTTACTGAAGTTAGGGCGCGATTCGCCCTAGACGCTATGCCAGGAAAGCAAATGGCGATTGATGCGGATTTAAACTCAGGGCTTATTGATGATAAGGAAGCCAAAAAACGGCGTGCCGCTCTAAGCCAAGAAGCGGATTTTTATGGCGCGATGGATGGCGCGTCTAAATTCGTCAAAGGCGATGCGATCGCTTCTATCATTATCACGCTTATCAATATCATTGGGGGGTTTTTAGTGGGCGTGTTTCAAAGGGATATGAGTTTGAGCTTTAGCGCTAGCACTTTCACTATCCTAACCATTGGCGATGGGCTTGTAGGGCAAATCCCTGCTTTAATCATTGCGACAGCGACTGGTATCGTCGCCACTCGTACCACGCAAAACGAAGAAGAGGACTTTGCTTCTAAACTCATCACACAGCTCACGAATAAAAGCAAAACTTTAGTGATTGTGGGGGCGATTTTATTGCTTTTTGCCACCATTCCTGGACTCCCTACCTTTTCTTTAGCGTTTGTAGGGACTCTCTTTTTATTCATCGCATGGCTGATTAGCAGGGAGGGAAAAGACGGATTGCTCACCAAATTAGAAAATTATTTGAGTCAAAAATTCGGCTTGGATTTGAGCGAAAAACCCCACAGCTCCAAAATCAAACCCCATGCCCCCACCACAAAAACTAAAACCCAAGAAGAGCTTAAAAGAGAAGAAGAACAAGCGATTGATGAAGTGTTAAAAATTGAATTTTTAGAATTGGCTTTAGGCTATCAGCTCATCAGCTTAGCGGACATGAAACAAGGGGGCGATTTGTTAGAAAGGATTAGGGGCATTAGAAAAAAGATAGCGAGCGATTATGGTTTTTTGATGCCACAAATTAGGATCAGAGATAACTTACAGCTCCCCCCAACGCATTATGAAATCAAGCTTAAGGGCATTGTGATTGGTGAGGGCATGGTGATGCCGGATAAGTTTTTAGCCATGAATACCGGTTTTGTGAATAAAGAAATTGAAGGCATTCCCACTAAAGAGCCGGCTTTTGGAATGGACGCTTTATGGATTGAAACTAAAAATAAAGAAGAAGCCATTATTCAAGGCTATACTATTATTGATCCAAGCACCGTTATTGCGACACACACCAGCGAATTAGTGAAAAAATACGCTGAAGATTTTATCACTAAAGATGAAGTGAAATCCCTTTTAGAGCGCTTGGCTAAAGACTATCCTACGATTGTAGAAGAGAGTAAAAAAATCCCCACCGGTGCGATCCGCTCAGTCTTGCAAGCCTTGTTGCATGAAAAAATCCCCATTAAAGACATGCTTACTATTTTAGAAACGATTACCGATATTGCCCCATTGGTTCAAAACGATGTGAATATCTTAACCGAACAAGTGAGGGCGAGGCTTTCTAGGGTGATCACTAACGCTTTTAAATCTGAAGACGGGCGTTTGAAATTTTTAACCTTTTCTACCGATAGCGAACAATTTTTGCTTAATAAATTGCGAGAAAATGGCACTTCTAAGAGCTTGCTACTCAATGTGAGCGAATTGCAAAAACTCATTGAAGGGGTTTCTGAAGAGGCCATGAAAGTCTTGCAAAAAGGGATCGCTCCGGTGATTTTGATCGTAGAGCCTAATTTAAGAAAAGCTCTTTCTAATCAAATGGAGCAGGCCAGGATTGATGTGGTCGTGCTAAGCCATGCGGAATTAGATCCTAACTCTAATTTTGAAGCCTTAGGCACGATCCACATTAACTTTTAA